From the genome of Halobellus litoreus, one region includes:
- a CDS encoding phytoene/squalene synthase family protein — MSQQDERPRVDQADLQWCHESVQGVSRTFALTVDVLDEPMSSYICLGYLVCRIADTVEDASHIPATEQAELLRTYDAVLDPEEETPPETFANDVEPYLPDDAELTDDWAVVRDSPRVLRTFQSLPEDVQNAVVPPARELVQGMADFVERYEDHGGLRIQTRSELEEYCYYAAGTVGNLITNLVTRHDVAADRRRRLYDTAEEFGLLLQLVNISKDVYDDYTTEDNVYLPAEWLREVGVPQEEVIDDSHEASAASVVRRTAEFAGSFIDDAQTYLETVPLRDGNTLEAWAIPFLLAVGTLRELLARPEDALSSKGVKISRQEVLAVVTEMSNGGSRDALDELRRDIAAGPYHASPSNAD, encoded by the coding sequence ATGTCTCAGCAGGATGAACGCCCCCGAGTCGACCAAGCCGATCTCCAGTGGTGTCACGAATCGGTGCAGGGGGTGTCTCGTACCTTCGCGCTCACGGTGGACGTGCTCGACGAACCGATGTCGTCGTACATCTGTCTCGGGTATCTCGTCTGCCGGATCGCGGACACCGTCGAAGACGCCTCGCACATCCCGGCGACCGAACAGGCCGAACTGCTCCGGACCTACGACGCCGTTCTCGATCCCGAGGAGGAGACGCCCCCGGAGACGTTCGCGAACGACGTCGAACCGTACCTCCCCGACGACGCGGAGCTGACCGACGACTGGGCGGTCGTGCGCGACTCGCCGCGGGTCCTGCGGACGTTCCAGAGCCTCCCCGAGGACGTCCAGAACGCGGTCGTCCCGCCGGCGCGGGAGTTGGTTCAGGGAATGGCCGACTTCGTCGAGCGCTACGAGGACCACGGGGGGCTCCGGATCCAGACCCGCAGCGAACTCGAAGAGTACTGTTACTACGCCGCGGGGACGGTCGGGAACCTCATCACGAACCTCGTGACGCGGCACGACGTCGCGGCCGATCGCCGCCGCCGCCTATACGACACGGCCGAGGAGTTCGGCCTCCTCCTGCAGTTGGTCAACATCTCGAAGGACGTCTACGACGACTACACCACCGAGGACAACGTGTACCTCCCGGCGGAGTGGCTCCGCGAGGTCGGCGTCCCGCAGGAGGAAGTCATCGACGACAGCCACGAGGCGAGCGCCGCGTCGGTCGTCCGCCGGACGGCCGAGTTCGCCGGGTCCTTCATCGACGACGCCCAGACGTACCTGGAAACGGTGCCGCTCCGCGACGGCAACACCCTCGAAGCGTGGGCGATCCCGTTCCTCCTCGCCGTCGGAACGCTCCGCGAACTGCTCGCACGGCCCGAAGACGCGCTCTCCTCGAAAGGCGTGAAGATATCCAGACAGGAGGTGCTCGCCGTCGTCACCGAGATGAGCAACGGCGGCAGTCGGGACGCGCTCGACGAACTCCGGCGGGACATCGCGGCGGGTCCGTACCACGCGTCGCCGTCGAACGCCGACTGA
- a CDS encoding CPBP family intramembrane glutamic endopeptidase: MFRSNSDPPTFGGGSTVPVATYLLTIVVLSGLILVSPSASPPPLLGTAWGVFLVALALGASKIEGVSPRSIFPSVRTLVPVVVTLGAFWAAYNLVVVGFAVGGVPGFEMSPSSVAAHPLRYLAVLLGSVLFTAIPEESLFRAYLQEKFVSLAGGGSRRAVVTGIGVATLLFALFHLPRWFLASGHGIGTSLAARLLGLVLVGLTYGIAYALTGNLWLVALFHATMNHPPFLVTVSYPPDLHLFVGVVESAAIVAVVYAAVRVVDPDGAALGGFQRAASSAPGE, encoded by the coding sequence ATGTTTCGGTCGAACAGCGACCCGCCGACGTTCGGAGGTGGGTCTACGGTCCCCGTCGCAACGTACCTCCTGACAATCGTGGTCCTCTCCGGACTGATCCTCGTCTCCCCGAGCGCGTCGCCGCCGCCGCTTCTGGGAACCGCCTGGGGCGTCTTCCTCGTCGCGCTCGCGCTCGGGGCGTCGAAGATCGAGGGCGTCTCCCCCCGATCGATCTTCCCGTCGGTCCGAACCCTCGTCCCCGTCGTCGTGACGCTGGGCGCGTTCTGGGCCGCCTACAACCTCGTCGTGGTCGGGTTCGCCGTCGGGGGGGTTCCCGGTTTCGAGATGTCGCCGTCGAGCGTCGCCGCCCATCCGCTCCGGTACCTCGCGGTCCTCCTGGGTTCGGTCCTGTTCACCGCGATTCCGGAGGAGTCCCTCTTCCGCGCGTATCTCCAGGAGAAGTTCGTCTCGCTCGCTGGCGGCGGCTCCCGCCGCGCGGTCGTCACTGGAATCGGCGTCGCGACGCTCCTGTTCGCCCTGTTTCACCTGCCGAGATGGTTCCTCGCGTCGGGCCACGGGATCGGGACGTCGCTGGCAGCCCGGTTGCTCGGACTGGTCCTCGTCGGCCTCACGTACGGAATCGCGTACGCGCTGACGGGGAACCTCTGGCTGGTCGCGCTGTTCCACGCGACGATGAACCACCCGCCGTTCCTCGTGACGGTGAGTTACCCGCCAGACCTGCACCTGTTCGTCGGAGTCGTCGAGAGCGCCGCCATCGTGGCGGTCGTCTACGCGGCCGTTCGCGTCGTCGATCCGGACGGCGCCGCGCTCGGCGGGTTCCAGCGAGCGGCCTCGTCCGCGCCCGGCGAGTAG
- a CDS encoding cytochrome c biogenesis CcdA family protein — MTGLATPALFGLAFSAGAATFFAPCAFPLLPGYLSYFLSDTVSNTGGGTASRTAASASVVSRVRRPIGRAVLLSALAGAGMTVVYVGLAGTTAFLGAQALADIAVMELVVGGVFVLAGSLMMIGWEPSLSVVQLPERERSFSGFFLFGALYAGAAAGCTAPLFIAVVLRGVAAGPVLGVGVALTYALGMSAVLTAFTSATALGGSSITAALRSHTRTIYRVAGALLVCSGVAEIYYYFYGFPEVLPQ, encoded by the coding sequence ATGACCGGACTCGCTACCCCCGCGCTCTTCGGACTCGCGTTCTCCGCCGGGGCCGCCACGTTCTTCGCCCCGTGTGCGTTTCCGCTGCTCCCGGGCTACCTCTCGTATTTCCTCAGCGATACCGTTTCTAACACCGGCGGCGGAACCGCGTCCCGGACGGCGGCCTCGGCTTCCGTCGTCTCGCGCGTTCGTCGCCCGATCGGGCGGGCAGTACTCCTGAGCGCGCTCGCCGGCGCCGGAATGACGGTCGTATACGTCGGCCTGGCGGGCACGACGGCGTTTCTGGGGGCGCAGGCGCTCGCCGACATCGCCGTTATGGAACTCGTCGTCGGGGGCGTGTTCGTGCTCGCCGGCAGTCTGATGATGATCGGGTGGGAGCCCTCCCTGTCGGTGGTTCAGTTGCCGGAGCGAGAGCGGTCTTTCAGCGGGTTCTTTCTCTTCGGCGCACTCTACGCCGGGGCGGCAGCCGGCTGTACCGCGCCGCTCTTCATCGCGGTCGTCCTCCGGGGCGTCGCTGCCGGGCCGGTGCTCGGCGTCGGCGTCGCGCTCACGTACGCGCTCGGGATGAGTGCTGTCCTGACCGCCTTCACGAGCGCGACCGCCCTCGGCGGGTCGTCGATCACCGCGGCGCTCAGATCCCACACCCGGACGATCTACCGCGTGGCCGGCGCGCTCCTCGTCTGTTCCGGCGTCGCGGAGATCTATTACTACTTCTACGGGTTCCCGGAGGTGCTCCCCCAGTGA
- a CDS encoding protein sorting system archaetidylserine synthase (This PssA-like phosphatidyltransferase, along with a PssD-like decarboxylase, is required in Haloarchaea for the archaeosortase ArtA to replace the PGF-CTERM sorting signal with a C-terminal lipid anchor.) produces the protein MKPRFVGRVGLADAVTVSNAALGFLAAVAATVDVELAARLLLLAAIADALDGVVARRRGGTDVGPYLDSLADVASFGVAPALLVSMAVSTSWGLTGWRGLLALTGGALFVAAAVTRLGLYTAYDSDAAETEGVQTTLAATIIGATVLAGFTSPIVLVPLVYLLTALMLAPITYPDLHAQDALVMGIVQAAAILLGGRMGERLVGAIGEGFAFGLLFLSLAYLFLGPRFYWRRD, from the coding sequence ATGAAACCGCGGTTCGTCGGTCGGGTGGGCCTCGCCGACGCGGTGACCGTCTCCAACGCCGCGCTCGGATTTCTCGCGGCAGTCGCCGCCACCGTCGACGTCGAACTCGCCGCGCGGCTCCTCCTCTTGGCCGCGATCGCGGACGCGCTCGACGGCGTGGTGGCGCGACGGCGCGGCGGGACGGACGTCGGGCCGTACCTCGACTCGTTGGCCGACGTGGCTTCCTTCGGCGTCGCGCCCGCGCTGTTGGTCTCGATGGCCGTGTCGACCTCGTGGGGGCTCACCGGGTGGCGCGGGCTACTCGCGCTGACCGGCGGCGCGCTCTTCGTCGCCGCCGCCGTCACCCGACTCGGACTCTACACCGCCTACGACAGCGACGCCGCCGAGACGGAGGGCGTCCAGACGACGCTCGCCGCGACGATCATCGGTGCGACCGTGCTCGCGGGGTTCACGAGTCCGATCGTCCTCGTCCCGCTGGTCTACCTGCTGACGGCGCTGATGCTCGCACCGATCACGTACCCGGACCTGCACGCGCAGGACGCGCTCGTGATGGGAATCGTCCAGGCGGCCGCGATCCTCCTCGGCGGCCGGATGGGCGAGCGGCTCGTCGGCGCCATCGGCGAGGGGTTCGCCTTCGGACTGCTGTTCCTCTCGCTCGCGTACCTCTTTCTCGGACCGCGGTTCTACTGGCGTCGGGACTGA
- a CDS encoding PadR family transcriptional regulator: MARWLQSGRRRDMCALLYETGELRGQKLKTALERHYETRLDPQSFYGSLDALVDRGFVDCETEGIHDVYRLTEAGIAGVESHHAWLTARLDGRDAD; encoded by the coding sequence ATGGCGCGGTGGCTCCAGAGCGGGCGGCGACGGGATATGTGCGCACTGCTCTACGAGACGGGCGAACTCCGCGGACAGAAACTCAAGACGGCGCTCGAACGACACTACGAGACCCGGCTCGACCCGCAGTCGTTCTACGGCAGCCTCGACGCGCTCGTCGACCGCGGGTTCGTCGACTGCGAGACGGAGGGGATCCACGACGTGTACCGGCTCACGGAGGCCGGGATCGCGGGCGTCGAATCCCATCACGCGTGGCTCACCGCGCGGTTGGACGGGCGCGACGCCGACTGA
- a CDS encoding 30S ribosomal protein S3ae, whose protein sequence is MSERSVSKQKSGKRWYTLIAPEQFDRTEIGSTFADEPEKVDGRTVEVTLGDITGDQGENNTKLTFKVNEVTSDAAYTEFIKHELARDYVRSLVRRGASKVDVAITVLTTDDYRVQLQPVAFTTKKADRSQEKAIRRVMIDLVEEAAAERTFDELVDSVIEGRLSSAIYGEAKTIYPLRRVEVQKLTLEARPEEVAAEEEAAVDVDEEDVAVDDA, encoded by the coding sequence ATGAGTGAACGATCAGTTTCGAAGCAGAAGAGCGGCAAGCGATGGTACACCCTCATCGCGCCGGAGCAGTTCGACCGGACCGAAATCGGTTCGACCTTCGCGGACGAACCCGAGAAGGTCGACGGTCGGACCGTCGAGGTGACCCTCGGCGACATCACCGGCGATCAGGGCGAGAACAACACGAAGCTCACCTTCAAGGTGAACGAGGTCACGAGCGACGCGGCCTACACCGAGTTTATCAAGCACGAACTCGCGCGCGACTACGTCCGCAGCCTCGTCCGCCGCGGGGCCTCGAAGGTCGACGTCGCGATCACGGTGCTGACGACGGACGACTACCGCGTCCAGCTCCAGCCCGTCGCTTTCACGACCAAGAAGGCCGACCGCAGCCAGGAGAAGGCGATCCGTCGGGTGATGATCGACCTCGTCGAGGAGGCCGCCGCCGAGCGGACCTTCGACGAACTCGTCGACAGCGTCATCGAGGGGCGGCTCTCCTCGGCCATCTACGGCGAAGCGAAGACGATCTACCCGCTCCGCCGGGTCGAGGTACAGAAGCTCACCCTCGAAGCGCGGCCCGAAGAGGTCGCCGCCGAGGAAGAGGCCGCCGTCGACGTCGACGAGGAAGACGTCGCGGTCGACGACGCCTGA
- a CDS encoding halocyanin domain-containing protein produces the protein MNWSPSRRSYIKGTALAGLLGTTGCLSTTGQTQPSTETPSTETASPTETETTPVESLDAWLADANGHDGTPRRFGTGAQPTISVGEPTDDGIAFDPAVIRVRPMSNVRWDWTGHGGRHNVVAVDGTFDSGRANAQSGTGYHYIFEETGVYPFFSAPHRDDGMKGAVLVEAVPSTGYPAVDEWLASAPNFTGDVVDRTASDTATVTVGAPDSENQFVFSPPVLEVSTETTVEWEWVGSGPHSVSFEGHEIGSDGVVSTSGVHFTHTFEEPGTYRYHCTPHESLGMRGAVIVE, from the coding sequence ATGAATTGGTCCCCCTCCCGACGGTCGTACATCAAAGGAACTGCTCTCGCTGGCCTTCTCGGCACTACCGGGTGTCTCTCGACAACCGGGCAGACGCAACCTTCGACGGAGACGCCATCAACAGAGACGGCGTCACCGACGGAAACCGAGACTACCCCCGTCGAGTCGCTGGACGCGTGGCTCGCGGATGCCAACGGCCACGATGGAACCCCGAGGCGGTTCGGCACCGGCGCGCAACCGACGATCTCCGTCGGCGAACCCACCGACGACGGAATCGCCTTCGATCCGGCGGTGATCCGCGTTCGCCCGATGAGCAACGTCCGCTGGGATTGGACGGGTCACGGCGGGAGGCACAACGTCGTCGCCGTCGACGGCACGTTCGACAGCGGACGGGCGAACGCTCAATCCGGAACCGGATACCACTACATCTTCGAGGAGACGGGCGTGTACCCCTTCTTTTCGGCACCGCACCGCGACGACGGGATGAAGGGCGCGGTACTCGTCGAGGCGGTCCCCTCGACCGGGTACCCGGCGGTGGACGAGTGGCTGGCGAGCGCGCCGAACTTCACCGGCGACGTCGTCGATCGGACGGCGTCCGACACCGCGACGGTGACCGTCGGCGCGCCCGACAGCGAGAATCAGTTCGTGTTCTCGCCGCCGGTACTGGAGGTGTCCACCGAGACGACGGTCGAGTGGGAGTGGGTGGGCAGCGGCCCGCACAGCGTCTCGTTCGAGGGTCACGAGATCGGTAGCGACGGGGTCGTTTCCACGTCCGGCGTTCACTTCACGCACACGTTCGAGGAACCGGGAACCTATCGATACCACTGTACGCCGCACGAGAGCCTCGGGATGCGAGGAGCCGTCATCGTGGAGTGA
- a CDS encoding TlpA family protein disulfide reductase: protein MPSSDRRSVLTAISTGLGIGLAGCVGQSNTGTNASQTETETETDGADTDSRLALPSVVTRNGFPDGDVVLKPEGKVTLLNFFTTWCRPCQEEMPAFRKLRAEYDAETLHMVSITPEVDESLIEEFWNEYDGTWPVVKDPALAATSRWNANSYPTNLVFDADGTPATGESPSVRARTFQEFESIVDPLVAEA from the coding sequence ATGCCCTCCAGTGACCGCCGATCCGTCCTCACAGCGATCAGCACCGGCCTCGGAATCGGTCTCGCCGGCTGTGTCGGCCAGTCGAACACCGGCACGAACGCGTCGCAGACCGAAACCGAAACGGAAACCGACGGCGCCGACACGGACTCCAGATTGGCGCTCCCGTCGGTCGTCACCCGCAACGGGTTCCCGGACGGCGACGTCGTCCTCAAACCCGAGGGGAAAGTCACCCTGTTGAACTTCTTCACGACCTGGTGCCGGCCCTGTCAGGAGGAGATGCCGGCGTTCCGGAAGCTACGGGCCGAATACGACGCCGAGACCCTCCATATGGTGTCGATCACGCCGGAAGTGGACGAATCGCTCATCGAGGAGTTCTGGAACGAGTACGACGGAACCTGGCCGGTCGTGAAGGATCCGGCTCTCGCCGCGACGTCGCGGTGGAACGCCAACAGCTATCCGACGAACCTCGTGTTCGACGCGGATGGAACCCCCGCGACCGGCGAGTCGCCGTCGGTCAGGGCGCGCACGTTCCAGGAATTCGAGTCGATCGTCGATCCGCTGGTGGCGGAGGCGTGA
- a CDS encoding DUF7111 family protein, translating into MGEREASANGITARYEETETERLLTFRADGGTAAIAQNVEGYAMLKVRPRADGDELERYYGFDMALDHAAELLGVSAHDLPVPDAAADMGM; encoded by the coding sequence ATGGGAGAACGCGAGGCGAGCGCGAACGGAATCACCGCGCGGTACGAGGAGACCGAGACGGAGCGACTGCTCACGTTCCGGGCCGACGGTGGAACCGCGGCGATCGCACAGAACGTCGAGGGGTACGCGATGCTGAAAGTGCGGCCGCGCGCCGACGGCGACGAACTCGAACGGTACTACGGCTTCGATATGGCGCTCGACCACGCCGCCGAACTGCTCGGCGTCTCGGCGCACGACCTGCCGGTCCCCGACGCCGCCGCGGACATGGGGATGTGA
- a CDS encoding KEOPS complex subunit Pcc1 gives MTNDSTETEPNATDAARECESRTARLRTTHADAETVAAAVRPDNTDSMETTVEGDTLTTRISRETVGGLQSTVDDTVVNLTVADAIVDTTRTHIYE, from the coding sequence ATGACGAACGACAGCACAGAGACGGAACCGAACGCGACGGACGCGGCTCGCGAGTGCGAGTCGCGGACGGCCCGCCTCAGGACGACCCACGCCGACGCCGAGACGGTGGCGGCGGCGGTTCGTCCGGACAACACCGACTCGATGGAGACGACCGTCGAGGGCGACACGCTCACGACGCGGATCTCCCGCGAGACGGTCGGCGGGTTGCAGTCCACGGTGGACGACACCGTGGTCAACCTGACGGTGGCAGACGCCATCGTCGACACGACACGGACACACATCTATGAGTGA
- a CDS encoding helix-turn-helix domain-containing protein, with the protein MRYLTVEAAPDGTAALHPLGTELRDDPSFTREAIHHVELLDDRSVLMLAEGSGDRARYAEIMRESPYVEDFLVSGTDRWMAVSQFELSGPAKQIMLRADVPGVVVETPIHINADGSLRITYLGDESALQDLYSAIADDVPFQLDVLETGTYAPDQHSLTRILTPRQRDVLEAAVESGYYREPRRATHEDIAETVGIASTTVGEHLRKIEQRVFTALVR; encoded by the coding sequence ATGCGGTATCTCACCGTCGAGGCCGCGCCGGACGGAACGGCCGCGCTGCACCCGCTCGGGACGGAACTCCGGGACGACCCCTCGTTCACACGCGAGGCGATCCATCACGTCGAACTCCTCGACGATCGGAGCGTCCTGATGCTCGCGGAAGGAAGCGGCGATCGGGCGCGGTACGCCGAGATTATGCGGGAATCGCCGTACGTCGAGGACTTCCTGGTTTCCGGGACGGATCGGTGGATGGCAGTCAGCCAGTTCGAGTTGTCCGGGCCAGCGAAACAGATTATGCTGCGCGCGGACGTGCCGGGCGTCGTCGTCGAGACTCCCATCCACATCAACGCCGACGGGTCGCTTCGGATCACGTATCTCGGCGACGAATCGGCGTTACAAGACCTCTACAGCGCGATTGCCGACGACGTACCCTTCCAACTGGACGTGCTGGAAACGGGAACGTACGCGCCGGATCAACACTCGTTGACGCGGATTCTCACACCCCGACAACGAGACGTCCTCGAAGCGGCCGTCGAGAGCGGCTACTATCGCGAGCCGCGTCGCGCGACGCACGAGGACATCGCCGAGACGGTCGGAATCGCGTCCACGACGGTGGGCGAACACCTGCGGAAGATCGAACAGCGAGTGTTCACCGCTCTCGTTCGGTGA
- a CDS encoding cupredoxin domain-containing protein codes for MTRQRASDGPRLSRRRLLGGLGAAAATGLAGCSASGAEDDYDVGMTAVAFDPPEFTISVGETVVWRNTSSRGHTVTAYGSGIPEDAEFFASGGYETTQEARDAFTSEFGGAIDSGETWSHTFEVPGEYEYFCIPHEQAGMVGTIVVEE; via the coding sequence ATGACACGGCAGCGAGCGTCGGACGGCCCTCGACTCTCCAGACGGCGCCTCCTCGGCGGGCTCGGCGCGGCGGCAGCGACGGGGCTGGCCGGCTGTTCGGCATCGGGCGCGGAGGACGACTACGACGTCGGGATGACCGCCGTCGCGTTCGACCCTCCCGAATTCACCATCTCCGTCGGGGAGACGGTCGTCTGGCGGAACACGAGTTCCCGCGGACACACCGTCACCGCCTACGGCTCGGGGATCCCCGAGGACGCCGAGTTCTTCGCCAGCGGCGGCTACGAGACGACTCAGGAGGCCCGCGACGCCTTCACCTCGGAGTTCGGCGGGGCCATCGACAGCGGCGAGACGTGGTCCCACACCTTCGAGGTGCCCGGCGAGTACGAGTACTTCTGCATCCCGCACGAGCAGGCGGGAATGGTCGGGACCATCGTCGTCGAGGAATAG
- a CDS encoding FAD-dependent oxidoreductase: MRRRDGEVQVAIVGGGICGLTTALALEQRGFTVAVYEAASEYRPVGAGILLQTNALVALETLGVAAEIRDSGMPLSGIRIRSPRDRVLQTFDVGGVERTEFGYGFVAIRRAKLLAILRERLNAPIHTGKRCVAVSDPESPTVRFADGTRIRPDVLVGADGIDSRVRETISPVSTRSLNTTVFRALPSVSLDQRGEPIGFEVWGDGTYTGGAPIAEDRFYWFATAPPELSETASVDDIRSYFGGYPDPIPAIVESLAGDEIITTGLRDLPALDRWHRGSTVLAGDAAHGMLPFAGQGAAQSIEDAVALAHAFESNATVGDALTAYESVRASRANRVRSESHRLGQLATMGTPVAWRVRNAVVSALPVTLFRRFRRRRVADAPVPTPAGPDGADADVGSGGGEFV; the protein is encoded by the coding sequence ATGCGTAGACGTGACGGCGAGGTGCAGGTCGCCATCGTCGGTGGTGGCATCTGCGGCCTCACGACCGCCCTCGCGCTCGAACAGCGAGGATTCACTGTCGCGGTGTACGAAGCCGCGTCCGAGTATCGACCGGTCGGCGCGGGGATTCTCCTCCAGACGAACGCGCTCGTGGCCCTCGAGACGCTCGGAGTCGCCGCCGAGATTCGCGATTCGGGAATGCCGCTCTCGGGGATCCGAATCCGCTCCCCGCGGGATCGGGTGTTGCAGACGTTCGACGTCGGAGGTGTCGAGCGAACGGAGTTCGGCTACGGCTTCGTCGCGATTCGCCGGGCGAAGCTCTTGGCGATCCTCCGGGAGCGGCTGAACGCCCCGATCCACACCGGAAAACGGTGCGTCGCAGTCAGCGATCCGGAGTCGCCGACCGTTCGCTTCGCCGACGGGACACGCATCCGCCCGGACGTTCTCGTCGGGGCGGACGGTATCGATTCTCGGGTGCGAGAGACGATCTCGCCGGTCTCGACGCGCTCGCTGAACACGACCGTCTTCCGAGCGCTCCCGTCGGTGTCGTTGGACCAACGCGGCGAACCGATCGGGTTCGAGGTGTGGGGCGACGGAACGTACACCGGCGGTGCGCCGATCGCCGAGGACCGGTTCTACTGGTTCGCCACGGCGCCGCCGGAGTTGTCGGAGACGGCGTCGGTCGACGACATCCGCTCGTACTTCGGCGGCTATCCCGACCCGATTCCGGCGATCGTCGAATCGCTGGCGGGCGACGAGATCATCACGACCGGGTTGCGGGACCTCCCCGCGTTGGATCGGTGGCATCGTGGGTCGACGGTGCTCGCCGGCGACGCCGCACACGGAATGCTACCGTTCGCCGGGCAGGGGGCGGCCCAGTCGATCGAAGACGCCGTCGCGCTCGCACACGCGTTCGAGTCGAACGCGACGGTCGGTGACGCTCTCACGGCGTACGAATCGGTCCGGGCGAGCCGAGCCAACCGGGTCAGATCCGAGTCCCACCGCCTCGGTCAACTCGCCACGATGGGGACACCTGTCGCCTGGCGGGTCCGAAACGCCGTCGTCTCCGCGCTCCCGGTGACGCTGTTCAGGCGCTTCCGTCGTCGGCGCGTCGCCGACGCGCCGGTTCCAACGCCCGCGGGTCCCGACGGAGCAGACGCAGACGTCGGGAGCGGGGGAGGTGAGTTTGTATGA
- a CDS encoding 30S ribosomal protein S15: MARMHTRRRGSSGSDKPVADEPPEWSDVDPDDIEARVVELAEQGYEPSQIGLKLRDEGVKGVPVPDVKVATGKKVTTILDENDASPELPEDLRNLMQRAVGLRRHVNENQQDMQNKRALQNTESKIRRLVDYYRGDELDEDFTYTYDVAVKLLEE; the protein is encoded by the coding sequence ATGGCACGAATGCATACCCGCCGCCGTGGCTCGTCCGGTTCGGACAAGCCGGTGGCAGACGAACCCCCGGAGTGGAGCGACGTCGACCCCGACGACATCGAAGCGCGCGTCGTCGAACTCGCAGAACAGGGCTACGAGCCCAGCCAGATCGGCCTGAAGCTCCGCGACGAAGGCGTCAAGGGCGTTCCCGTCCCCGACGTCAAGGTCGCGACCGGCAAGAAGGTCACCACGATTCTCGACGAGAACGACGCCTCGCCGGAGCTCCCCGAAGACCTCCGGAACCTGATGCAGCGCGCCGTCGGCCTGCGTCGCCACGTCAACGAGAACCAGCAGGACATGCAGAACAAGCGCGCCCTGCAGAACACCGAATCGAAGATCCGTCGACTCGTCGACTACTACCGCGGTGACGAACTCGACGAGGACTTCACCTACACGTACGACGTCGCCGTCAAACTCCTCGAAGAGTAA